The sequence TTTGGCCAATGCAAGCCCTTGGCCCTATTGAAAACGATACGAGAGCGTTTGGGTGTTTGGCGGCTTTAGAAACGCCGTTTTGGAATCGCAGAGGGTTGAATTTGTCTGCGTCTGATCCCCAGATGTCCTTGTCGCTATGCATCTTCAGGAGCGGAAAAATTAGGGTTGTGCCCTTGGGAATCTCTAGGTGTCCTAACGTCACGTCTTTTGATGCTTCTCGGGTAATAAATGGTACTGGTCCGTACAAGCGAAGCGACTCCATGAACACCATGTTCATCTGCAAGGACATAAAACATGTTGCTTAAATCACAAGAAACACTTTCTTGTATCACAAGTAAGTTTTAATTAGGTCATACCAGTTTGAGTTTTGAGAAAGTGTCTGAATCTGGGGTTTTGTCTTTACCGCATTCTTTGAAAACCTCTTCTCTGAGTTTCTCCTGCCAATCTTGGTGCAAGCTCAGCAACATCGTTGTCCATGTCAATAGATTGGAGTTATTTTCGTAACCTGCGAAGAAGAAACTCTTGCACTCATCAATGATCTCTTCAATGCTCAGGCGAGATTTCAACATGATTCCGAGAAGATCGTCTCCATAATCTGATTTTGATTGTAGTCTAGAATCTACAATTTTCTTGATTGAGTTCTTCATTTTCGTATCCAGCTTCCATATCCGAAAATTCAAAGGCGTAGGAAGGTACCTTGGGATACAAGAAAAAACAAGACCAATATAAACAATCTTTGTCTGAAcagaactaaaaaaaaagagatttacTTACTGTGTTCCTGGGATAAAAACGTTAGTGAGAGAGATAACACAACACTCAATAAGCTCTTTTTGTGTTCTAAACACTTCGATTCCTTGGTCGTAACTGCTcccaaacgcagcggttgctaTAATATCAGCCGTTAATCTATGAAAATCTCTGTCCATCTCCTTTTTCATCATCAGTTTCTCTGTTATGTCTTCACTCCACTCATCTAACATCCTCAGTGTGCAATCCACCACCACTTTTGTCATGACCTTGAGCCTATCGATGGAGAAAGCAGGGTTCAAGATTCTTCTATGGCGAACCCAATCAGCACCTTGAAGAAAGACAAGTCCTTTACTACCGACAAGTTTAAGGAACTCGGGTCTTATATTTGCTCTAAGAAAGAAACCTGACTTGCTAGACAAGACATGTTTCACAAGTTCGGGATCTGAGATGCATAATCTCGGCTCTGTTCCGTCCCAGTAAAGAAATGTCTCTCCTAATAATTAATAGATAAACTTGTGTGTTACGAattcattacaaaaaaaaataactacaaaaataaaaagatggcCAGAGAGAAACGGCACCGTATAGAGACATCCATTGTTGATAATGAGGGAAAATACGTGGAAAAATATCATGGGAGATTCGATCAAGAACTGAAAGCTGAGATTCGCTCTTCATCTTGTTTATCTCCATGAGGTTTCCGTACAAGAATCTGTATTTTGGGCCAGAGATTCCTTGTTTCTTGAATCTTCTGGTCAACACAAATGGCTGCCAAATAAGGATCCTCAAAGCGTTGTAGATCTTGAGACCAACAAGAAGCAAAACAAGGAGTGTTAAGATAGGATTAATCGGGATTATGAGCTGCATTGTAAGAACacaaaatgtatttttgttgGTGATTGTATGTGTAATTGTTGGTTTAGTGATTTTATGTTCCACGCTATATAATGACATGCATATAGCTAACTTCCACGTTTAGATTGGTAGGAGAAGCTAGTCAATGAGCcagtgacttctattttaaacATGAAGTAAGGACAGACAGACACGTCTATCTATTTTCATTTTGAGACAAAGTAAGTACTTTAATAAATTGTTACACGTTCCACTACGCTCGAGATGTGAGGTGCAGGTATGCAtgaaaagtaaataaacaaCGGTCAGCAATAAAAGAATGCAAGATCTGAGATTCTGCAAATTTGCTTCCCGCACCTATATTCCACGCACGCAAAATCAGATTTTtgattttctaagttttttcacaggaaactttattttattggttgttttattccggtttggttatctaaaccacctcaagtttgagtaataaaatagtCGTTCgttgtcaaaagaaaaaacaccAAATGCAATTTGTACcgtctaaaattatatttagatctTCTTCAAAGAAATATTAATGGTATatttcaaaacataataatataattttaatagttgatAGCTCCACTTATGtatgtttaatttttcttttggaaTTATAGATCTTAAAGTagtaattttaacattttatgtCTTAGTTTAtacatctattttttttaaatatcgtGATTATGTTCAAGTTTTTCACTTACACATACTTAAAACTAATCCTTTTGAGAAGAGTAATCGGATACACTGGAAATCACAcgtagaaattattttaaataaattaacaacaGTTTAGAGGTTTTTTCTTTTGGCTTAAATGGTTAATTTTTCATTGAAACGacagaagcaaaaaaaaaaaaaaaatcacaaatgcCTTCTAAAAGTTTAGTTTCTATTACAGGCCATATCCATAAGACTTGGATAACTAGAACTAAACTTATAGCAAATAAGGTCATGAAACTTAGTAGCAAATAAGATCATGAAAGTAAacaaattttgtgattaaaacaAGGGCAAACCAGACTGGGATTGGCGATGCGATTGATCCTTTCTTGTGTATACCCCCGTaatcttttgaaattttaattagtttgcTACGGCCAGCAATACAAGAAATGTGAAAGTCTTCGAGATTTGTAAAAAACACACACACGAAAGTTATCAGTGCCATCTCAAATTATTTCGAAATCTGGtccaaaaaatattaacaatatatttacaaaaataattttataatttcatcaATGTTTGTTTAACTTTTCTTTTGAAGTTATAGGCTCTAAATTAGAAATGTAACTAAAagagttttatttcttttgaacTTGTAATCCTGTTTAACCGTTGCATTTACACATGAAAAATGAcagttttgaaaataatatttttgagtGAGTAATCAGATACTACATTGGAAACtaacttaaaattattttaaataaattaacaacaGTTAGAGGTTTAAATGACTGATTTTCTTTAACCAAAAAATGATTGATtgtatttgaccaaaaaaattattgattgtATATTGACACTGCAGAAGCTAAAAATGATTCACAATTCACAAATGCCTTCTAAAGGTCTAGTTTTTTTGCAGGCCATATTCATAAGACATGgataattaaaactaaacaagTAGGAAATAAGATCATGAAACTAAGTAGCCAATAAGATcatgaaacaacaaaaaaaatgggGATTAAAAATAACCTAACCAGACTGAGATTGGCGATGCAATTTGGTCATTTCTTGTAAATACCGTaatcttttgaaattttagtttGTTACGTCTCTTATTTCTCAGTATTGTTTCATATATTAAAAGGATATTATTGTAGGTGAATTTGTTAAGACTTAACTATCCACTTTCTTATCACGTTAGAATCTTGTTGACTTTTGAACACTAATCAACTTTTTAAAAGAGTAATTATTTGCAAATCCGTCTTCTTGACAAAGATTTGTTGATACATATCTTGATCAGGCTCATATGATATGGACTCATGTCGTGCTAGTTAACCGTTAGTATTTTCATTAGATTAAATTTATAACTAGAATATTTACGCCAGATCCCtttgtttggttaaaattttatttttatttcataatgtATATATTGTAGTAGAATTCATGAGAAAAATGCTAAAACGGTTATGTTGGAACTTGGAAGTAAATGAGACTGAACTATGTGGTTGTAACAAAGAGTAGGGACTTCATTAATAGCAAGGTCTCTAGGAGTCACACTTGATGGCAGGTAGGACTTGATGAGAGTTTGATGATAATGAGTCGTCATAGCCAGTGTACCTTCACAAAAGTTCATATATATGCCAGTGTATCGTTAAAATATGAAtttcgaaaaagaaaaaaatataagagcAGCTCCATAGGTTATAGTCTTCTAGATAGAATATCTAAGATAAAAAGAAGAGTcattcttgggttcactccctagggtgaacctataggttcaccaaccaatagaatttcattatttcaaattcgatatcttttaaaaaaggaaacaaaatattctcaaattatattatgtttttaaaataaaaaaagataatagttacagaaaaaagaattaaaaaaatatattttaatgttctcaacaaaacactaaaccctaaatcctaatccctaaaccctaaatcctaaaccctaaaccctaaacccttggataaaccctaaacccttgggtaaatcctaaatccttgggtaaatcctaaacctttgggtaaatcttaaacccttgggtaaaccctaaacccttggataaatcataaactctaaataaaaaacactaaaaccctaaaccctaaacgcttgaatgttttagtgtatagtgattttgatttagagttttggatttatcctagagtttagggtttatccaagggtttagggtttaggattaagggtttagggattagaatttagggtttagggtttaatgttatgctgacgacgtaaaatattttttttgtaattattactattttttttttacttttaaattttaaaaacataatataatttgacaatattttgtttccttttttaaaagatatcgaatataaaataaaacaatcctattggttggtgaacctagaggttcaccctagggagtGGACCTAAGAATAagtctaaaaaaaaatcaaaaatacaaaaatatgaaagaaaagaGAGGCAAGATCGCATGCGAGAAGCTCTGACACACTTATAAGAAACCCATATCACCACATGTCTTTCATCTATTGGATTAActttaacaaataaaacaaaaattaaactttaaataaaaatagatagattaaactaataatattttttggtcaGAGATACCTAAATTCAAGATCAACCGATAAGGTTCCTCTAAGAATTTAGAAATAAGAACCAAACAgttataagagcatctccaatccattgctattttcacctctataatagcatttagaggtAAAATTGatccaacccacctctatttctttctctataatagagatctctatattttcctctatttatagagaaagaaatagcattcctctattttttactctataattGAAGATTGCtattatagaaaaatacattggagcatatctcacttctattatagagttcttctattttagaggtgaaaataacaaaatacattggagatggtctaagaagATTCAGCAGGTTAATGGATAAGGATCAAAGAATGTGAAAGCCTTTTGAAAAGAAAAGGATGAATCATGTGAATCTAAcactatttcatttaaaaaatgttactcTCACTCACGttatatatcttaatttatctTCATCTCTTCATAACATATTCAACCATTCAGAAGAGTTTTTATATGAGAACCCAAATcataactaaaattttcaaatgaaatTGGTATCTTTAGTCgcgattcttcttctccatctctttGTTAGTATTAATAGTTTCCGACTGGATTGTGAGTATTATTTGGCAGtaacataattcaatattaaAGACGATCAGCAGTATTAATTATATACTGTATCTTAAGTCTTTGTTGACGAGTgattattttgttgtttatttttattgcgAGGTTGTAGATGTGGCAAGTGGGTCAAGCATACCGGACTGCTCGCACGCATGTGGATCATGTACACCATGCAAGCTCGTTGTGGTCAGTTCCAAGTGCTCGGCATCAGAGTCCGAGGCTTGTCCTGTCGTCTACAAGTGCTTGTGCAAAGGAAAATACTATCACGTGCCTTCTATCGCCTAACCCCTTTACGTTATCATAAGCTTAAGAGATATTAAGATGGTCTGTTGTTGCTTATTGTCTCAAGttaggtgtagttgatttgtaATGCCTGTAATAAAAACCAAGATTAGGTCATTTAACATAGAAACTAAAAAGGAACAAACTAAACGGCCGGAAAAATATAGCACAACAAGTGATGAATGTAAAATCGTTTGAAGAGAACTCAGACGATAAGGTGGCCATTAACACACTGATACTTATCTAAAATGAAGTACAGTTCATTCGAATACAGTTTATTCCAAATACAGTTCATTCCAATCGAGATTAACTTTTTAAGCGTAAACAAtgatatcccctatatattatttgagaagcattgcaacatttttttgtagccacatgtcatcactaaaatgattcttagaatccttagagaaatatgttggtccatctaaatatataataagttttttattaaaccacaataaatacattattaaatgtgcttcattatttccttaaataagattacggaatttcctaatgtggttaaagtatatatgacaattaatgattttgaataataaatatttgataaaataagtgtgtattataattatatttgtttaattttaagctattaaaataaattaaacaatcatagcaactatataataaaaatttaaaaaattatttatatattatattttgaatttttaaaaacgagtataaattactaaaactgttaaaagtttcaaattcaaattttgtgatctatgatttaaaacttttgttatgacatggtacaaataattaaaaaataatataagttgaaagtctcatttaataagtatcaaaaataaaagatatataaatatatgtatcattttaaattaaactatatgccatataaaaatatatataaatatcttaattttgaaatttactttgaacatttttttgataaaaaatttgaaaaatattgacaacttaattttttaaaatattataaattacttaaaccattaatcccacaatgaaaattttgttatcactaatttagactttttgctataacagatacaaatgataaaaaaaagcaaaaagcatcatctaataaatattaatattaaaatataccatatatatatgttactatcatttaaatttaattatatatcatatcaaatagaaaatatatttttcgatttataaaatttatttatatgtttgcaccaatttaattatataagtagtagataatgactttttaattattcaatatatatttattatttcataatatgttataaacatataatatataaaacaatttatatatatataatgtttattccgcGCAAGATCTTATTAAAGGATTTCAGTTTCGACTCCGAACCTCATATTCAAACAAAATTTACTTAAGCTTTTTATAACTAAAACTACTTAAGATAATGTCGGCTAGAGAACAAAATACAAAAAGCCCAACCAATAAAAGCCCAGCCCAAACAAGATatgttgttttataaataaagcTCTCCCTAGGgttatttaaaactaatttctGCTCTCAACTCTTCCCGGTAAATAAACCCTCACTGTATTACATCTTCTCCATGGCCAGTTGTAGCCAGAAAGCTAATTTATTGGGTAAGCGAAAGCCGGAAGATGGTTTTGGAACCGAACTGGTTCTGaagaaacataaagaaaaatttgAGGAGAAGGAGACCGAAGCAAGGGTTGAGTTGTTGTCTGATGAGGCTAATTCGGTACAATTTTCTGTaagtttgaatattttgtatttatgcTTTATGTTCTTCAGTTAAGCATCTTGGTTTTTATTATGGCCAGGTGACAGTGGAGACCGAACCTATTCTGAAGGGAATTAGGGAGGAGAAGGAGACAGCGATAGGATTTTCTGATGAGATCAAAGGAAGGGTCGAGTTGTTGGAGAATGAGGCTAATTTAATCTCAGTGGAAGGACTTGATGAAGGTCCTGAGGAAGCTGCCGTAAGTATATTCTAATGTTTgttgtatattttaattcaaTTAAGCATCTTCTTGTCATCTCAAAATCTTGTTCCAATTGCTAACAGGAGACCTCTTCTTGTATGCAATTGAAGAAGGCCTTTACCACTTTTTTATGCTAACACATCTTGCTTTTAAATTCAGGAACTTAAAAAGACGCTCTTTGTTGCTCATCTCCCTCCCCAAACTAAAATAAGAGATATGTAAGTAGCACCCTTCACTTGAACTAGTTGAGTTTCTCATActgatgtgtatatatatatttcatccGTCAGCATCCGTTTCTTCAATGATGTTGG is a genomic window of Brassica napus cultivar Da-Ae chromosome A2, Da-Ae, whole genome shotgun sequence containing:
- the LOC106421528 gene encoding EPIDERMAL PATTERNING FACTOR-like protein 7 codes for the protein MKLVSLVAILLLHLFVSINSFRLDYVASGSSIPDCSHACGSCTPCKLVVVSSKCSASESEACPVVYKCLCKGKYYHVPSIA
- the LOC106421536 gene encoding cytochrome P450 709B1-like isoform X1, with translation MSLYSVEHKITKPTITHTITNKNTFCVLTMQLIIPINPILTLLVLLLVGLKIYNALRILIWQPFVLTRRFKKQGISGPKYRFLYGNLMEINKMKSESQLSVLDRISHDIFPRIFPHYQQWMSLYGETFLYWDGTEPRLCISDPELVKHVLSSKSGFFLRANIRPEFLKLVGSKGLVFLQGADWVRHRRILNPAFSIDRLKVMTKVVVDCTLRMLDEWSEDITEKLMMKKEMDRDFHRLTADIIATAAFGSSYDQGIEVFRTQKELIECCVISLTNVFIPGTQYLPTPLNFRIWKLDTKMKNSIKKIVDSRLQSKSDYGDDLLGIMLKSRLSIEEIIDECKSFFFAGYENNSNLLTWTTMLLSLHQDWQEKLREEVFKECGKDKTPDSDTFSKLKLMNMVFMESLRLYGPVPFITREASKDVTLGHLEIPKGTTLIFPLLKMHSDKDIWGSDADKFNPLRFQNGVSKAAKHPNALVSFSIGPRACIGQNFAMIEAKTVLTMILQRFRLSLSCEYKHAPVDHITILPLYGLPLVLEPLED
- the LOC106421536 gene encoding cytochrome P450 709B2-like isoform X2 is translated as MSLYSVEHKITKPTITHTITNKNTFCVLTMQLIIPINPILTLLVLLLVGLKIYNALRILIWQPFVLTRRFKKQGISGPKYRFLYGNLMEINKMKSESQLSVLDRISHDIFPRIFPHYQQWMSLYGADWVRHRRILNPAFSIDRLKVMTKVVVDCTLRMLDEWSEDITEKLMMKKEMDRDFHRLTADIIATAAFGSSYDQGIEVFRTQKELIECCVISLTNVFIPGTQYLPTPLNFRIWKLDTKMKNSIKKIVDSRLQSKSDYGDDLLGIMLKSRLSIEEIIDECKSFFFAGYENNSNLLTWTTMLLSLHQDWQEKLREEVFKECGKDKTPDSDTFSKLKLMNMVFMESLRLYGPVPFITREASKDVTLGHLEIPKGTTLIFPLLKMHSDKDIWGSDADKFNPLRFQNGVSKAAKHPNALVSFSIGPRACIGQNFAMIEAKTVLTMILQRFRLSLSCEYKHAPVDHITILPLYGLPLVLEPLED